Proteins from a genomic interval of Gordonia sp. SL306:
- a CDS encoding nuclear transport factor 2 family protein, which produces MTVDQGTLSEKINAAVDAYVELLNSGTAEQIADLYAADASVEDPIGADLRTTRDQLVEFYSVITGMDERTATLKWKRIAGDTAVFEFTLVTGTSGMKFEITPIDIMVFDAQGKVSSMRAVWEQSDLKQL; this is translated from the coding sequence ATGACGGTTGACCAGGGCACACTCAGCGAGAAGATCAACGCGGCGGTGGACGCCTACGTCGAGCTGCTCAACTCGGGAACGGCCGAGCAGATCGCCGATCTCTACGCGGCCGACGCATCGGTCGAGGACCCGATCGGCGCCGACCTGCGCACCACGCGCGATCAGCTCGTGGAGTTCTACTCGGTGATCACCGGTATGGATGAGCGGACGGCGACGCTGAAGTGGAAGAGGATCGCCGGTGACACCGCGGTCTTCGAGTTCACCCTGGTCACCGGCACGTCGGGGATGAAGTTCGAGATCACCCCGATCGACATCATGGTGTTCGACGCGCAGGGCAAGGTGTCGTCGATGCGCGCCGTGTGGGAGCAGTCGGACCTCAAGCAGCTCTAG
- a CDS encoding acyl-CoA dehydrogenase family protein → MAINLELPSTFDPTVERTHLAAEHIFRPISRKYDKGEHEYPTELDELGKLAKQARSKEKESDGDTAAAADAPSHNGPNMRALISAREMSWGDVGLLLSIPGQGLGNAAIAAVATEEQLERFSGVWAAMAITEPSFGSDSAAVSTTATRDGDDYVINGEKIFVTAGSRADHVVVWATVDRNAGRAAIKSFVVPMTTEGVTVARLEHKLGIRSSDTAVLRFENARVPADNLLGSPEVDTKKAFAGVMQTFDNTRPVVAAMAIGLGRAALEELRRMLEEAGHAIDYDKPAAAQHASVCEFIRLESDWEASWLHTVRAAWMADNKEPNSSEASMSKAKAGRTVTDITNKAVEVGSTAGFSETMLLEKWARDAKILDIFEGTQQIQQLIIARRVLGKSSADLR, encoded by the coding sequence ATGGCGATCAACCTGGAGCTTCCGTCGACATTTGACCCGACGGTCGAGCGCACCCACCTCGCGGCCGAGCACATCTTCCGGCCCATCTCGCGCAAGTACGACAAGGGCGAGCACGAGTACCCGACCGAGCTCGATGAGCTGGGCAAACTCGCCAAGCAGGCGCGGTCGAAGGAAAAGGAGTCCGACGGTGACACCGCTGCCGCCGCCGACGCTCCGTCACACAACGGCCCGAACATGCGCGCCCTCATCTCGGCTCGAGAGATGAGTTGGGGAGACGTCGGGCTATTGCTCTCCATCCCCGGCCAGGGGCTCGGCAATGCGGCGATCGCCGCGGTGGCCACCGAGGAGCAACTCGAGAGGTTCTCCGGGGTGTGGGCGGCGATGGCCATCACCGAGCCGAGCTTCGGTTCCGACTCGGCCGCCGTCTCGACGACCGCGACGCGCGACGGTGACGACTACGTCATCAACGGCGAGAAGATCTTCGTCACCGCGGGCTCCCGGGCCGATCACGTCGTGGTCTGGGCGACCGTCGACCGCAACGCGGGCCGGGCCGCGATCAAGAGCTTCGTCGTGCCGATGACCACCGAGGGTGTGACCGTCGCCCGCCTCGAGCACAAGCTCGGCATCCGGTCGTCGGACACCGCGGTGCTGCGCTTCGAGAACGCCCGCGTCCCCGCCGACAACCTGCTCGGTTCGCCCGAGGTGGACACCAAGAAGGCGTTCGCCGGCGTCATGCAGACCTTCGACAACACGCGTCCCGTGGTGGCCGCGATGGCCATCGGCCTCGGCCGCGCCGCGCTCGAGGAACTGCGACGCATGCTCGAGGAGGCCGGGCACGCGATCGATTACGACAAGCCTGCCGCCGCCCAGCACGCGTCGGTGTGTGAGTTCATCCGTCTCGAATCCGATTGGGAGGCATCGTGGTTGCACACGGTGCGGGCGGCCTGGATGGCCGACAACAAGGAGCCGAACTCCAGCGAGGCGTCGATGTCGAAGGCCAAGGCAGGCCGCACGGTCACCGACATCACCAACAAGGCCGTCGAGGTCGGGTCGACGGCGGGTTTCTCGGAGACGATGCTGCTGGAGAAGTGGGCCCGCGACGCGAAGATCCTCGACATCTTCGAGGGCACTCAGCAGATCCAGCAGCTGATCATCGCGCGACGTGTTCTGGGGAAGTCCAGCGCCGATCTCAGATAG
- the ggh gene encoding glucosylglycerate hydrolase: MARYGFTPTQLSARAAYLLRGNDLGTMTSAAPKLYPHMWSWDAAFVTVGLAPLSVERAVIEMDTLLSAQWENGMIPHIVFANGRDGYFPGPARWECARLAACAPDYPDTSGITQPPVHAIAVQRILDHSRRHGRTTRSVANEFIDRRWGSLVRWHRWLAHARDPNGRGRITLFHGWESGMDNSPRWDRPYANVVPGEDLPPYTRADLEHVADLSMRPSNNEYDRYIWLVEQMKRANYDDDILPKVMSFAVEDVFVSAIFAVACDVLATIGEDYSKPRSDVRDLRAWADRFRAGVVAAANERNGAASDFDLRAGAWINTETIAVFAPLICGGLSRERERALLRLFDGPRFCGHPDLRYAVPPSTSPISMDFKPREYWRGPVWPVMTWLFSWAFARRGWTERSARLREEGLRQATDGAFAEYYEPFTGEPLGSMQQSWTAAAVLDWLD, translated from the coding sequence GTGGCCCGGTATGGATTCACCCCGACTCAGTTGTCTGCGCGTGCCGCCTATCTGCTCCGCGGCAACGACCTGGGCACCATGACGAGCGCCGCGCCCAAGCTGTACCCGCACATGTGGAGCTGGGATGCCGCATTCGTGACCGTCGGTCTGGCGCCGTTGTCGGTCGAGCGTGCCGTGATCGAGATGGACACCCTGCTGTCTGCGCAGTGGGAGAACGGGATGATCCCGCACATCGTGTTCGCCAACGGGCGCGACGGCTACTTCCCGGGGCCCGCACGCTGGGAGTGCGCACGGCTCGCCGCGTGCGCGCCGGACTATCCGGACACCTCCGGTATCACCCAGCCGCCAGTGCATGCCATTGCCGTGCAACGCATCCTGGACCACTCGCGTCGCCACGGCCGCACCACGCGGTCGGTCGCAAACGAATTCATCGATCGGCGATGGGGTTCGCTGGTGCGGTGGCATCGGTGGCTCGCCCACGCCCGTGATCCCAACGGCCGCGGTCGCATCACCCTCTTCCACGGCTGGGAGTCGGGGATGGACAACTCGCCACGCTGGGACCGTCCCTACGCGAATGTGGTTCCCGGCGAGGATCTCCCGCCGTACACCCGGGCCGACCTGGAGCACGTGGCGGATCTGTCCATGCGTCCGAGCAACAACGAGTACGACCGGTACATCTGGCTGGTCGAGCAGATGAAGCGGGCCAACTACGACGACGACATCCTGCCCAAGGTGATGAGCTTCGCGGTGGAGGACGTGTTTGTCAGCGCGATCTTCGCGGTGGCCTGCGACGTGCTCGCGACGATCGGTGAGGATTATTCGAAGCCCCGGTCCGACGTCCGTGACCTGCGCGCCTGGGCGGATCGGTTCCGTGCCGGCGTGGTGGCGGCCGCCAACGAACGAAACGGTGCGGCAAGCGATTTCGATCTGCGCGCCGGCGCCTGGATCAACACCGAGACGATCGCGGTGTTCGCGCCGCTCATCTGCGGCGGATTGTCGCGGGAGCGTGAGCGGGCATTGCTCCGACTGTTCGACGGTCCGCGGTTCTGCGGTCATCCGGATCTGCGCTACGCGGTGCCGCCGTCGACGTCGCCGATCTCGATGGATTTCAAACCCCGCGAGTACTGGCGCGGCCCGGTGTGGCCGGTGATGACGTGGCTGTTCAGCTGGGCGTTCGCGCGTCGTGGGTGGACCGAGCGGTCGGCGCGCCTGCGAGAGGAAGGGCTCCGCCAGGCCACCGATGGCGCATTCGCGGAATACTACGAACCTTTCACCGGCGAACCGCTGGGCAGCATGCAGCAGAGCTGGACCGCGGCGGCGGTGCTGGATTGGCTGGACTGA
- a CDS encoding 3-keto-5-aminohexanoate cleavage protein: MHFHDDALFPETQEKLVITAAPYGPEWELDDFREDLPLTMEEHIQKGVDCYEAGATVLHIHVRELDGKGSKRMSKFNELLAGLREAVPDMILQVGGSISFAPEGDGADAKWLSDDTRHMLAELDPAPDQVTIAINTSQMNIMELMTTDDIAGTSLERPELSATYREMTVPAGPEWVEEHLRRLQAAGIQPHFQLSSIPQLETVERLIRRGVYTGPLNLTWVGIGGGFDGPNPYNIMNFIQRVPDGACLTLETLMRSVLPVNAMAIAMGLHSRCGNEDTIWGGIGEKYTSVEQIQQLVRIAGELGREVAGGKEAREIYRIGDTYRDADETLARLGYAPNRRPGQVGFTHHGFPQHG; encoded by the coding sequence ATGCATTTCCACGACGACGCCCTCTTCCCCGAGACCCAGGAGAAGCTGGTCATCACCGCCGCTCCCTATGGCCCCGAATGGGAACTCGACGATTTCCGCGAAGACCTCCCGCTGACCATGGAGGAGCACATCCAGAAGGGCGTGGACTGCTACGAGGCCGGCGCCACCGTACTGCACATCCATGTGCGTGAGCTCGACGGCAAGGGCAGCAAGCGGATGTCGAAGTTCAACGAACTGCTCGCCGGACTGCGGGAAGCAGTGCCGGACATGATCTTGCAGGTCGGTGGATCGATCTCGTTCGCACCGGAAGGCGACGGCGCCGACGCCAAATGGCTCTCCGACGACACCCGCCACATGCTCGCCGAGCTCGACCCGGCCCCCGACCAGGTGACCATCGCCATCAACACCAGCCAGATGAACATCATGGAGCTGATGACCACCGACGACATCGCCGGTACCTCACTGGAGCGCCCGGAACTCTCCGCGACCTACCGGGAGATGACAGTGCCCGCCGGACCGGAATGGGTCGAAGAGCACCTCCGTCGCCTGCAGGCCGCCGGCATCCAGCCGCACTTCCAGCTCTCGAGCATCCCCCAGCTGGAGACCGTCGAGCGCCTCATCCGCCGCGGCGTCTACACGGGCCCACTGAACCTCACCTGGGTCGGCATCGGTGGCGGCTTCGACGGGCCCAATCCGTACAACATCATGAACTTCATCCAGCGGGTCCCCGATGGAGCGTGCCTGACGCTGGAAACCCTGATGCGGTCTGTACTCCCGGTCAACGCGATGGCGATCGCGATGGGCCTGCACAGTCGCTGCGGCAACGAGGACACCATCTGGGGCGGCATCGGCGAGAAGTACACGTCGGTGGAACAGATCCAGCAGCTGGTCCGCATCGCAGGCGAACTGGGCCGGGAAGTGGCCGGCGGCAAGGAAGCCCGCGAGATCTATCGGATCGGCGACACCTACCGGGATGCCGACGAAACCCTCGCCAGGCTCGGCTACGCACCCAATCGCCGTCCCGGACAGGTCGGCTTCACCCATCACGGATTCCCCCAACACGGCTGA
- a CDS encoding TfoX/Sxy family protein: MAYDDDLAYRIRGMLATECGLDEKSMFGGLAFLINGNMAIAASGQGGLMVRVPPEETEVLLEFDHTAPMVMSGRETRGWLRISDDGIRTERQLQRWVAIGADYARKLPPK, translated from the coding sequence GTGGCCTACGACGACGACCTCGCCTACCGGATTCGCGGGATGCTGGCCACCGAATGCGGACTCGACGAGAAGTCGATGTTCGGGGGCCTCGCGTTTCTGATCAACGGCAACATGGCCATCGCCGCTAGCGGCCAGGGCGGGCTCATGGTGCGGGTTCCACCCGAGGAGACCGAGGTGTTGCTGGAGTTCGACCACACCGCACCCATGGTCATGTCCGGTCGCGAGACCCGCGGCTGGCTGCGCATCTCCGACGACGGCATCCGCACCGAACGCCAACTGCAGCGCTGGGTGGCCATCGGCGCCGACTACGCCCGCAAACTCCCGCCCAAGTAG
- a CDS encoding winged helix-turn-helix transcriptional regulator, with protein sequence MMTLTGPLADRDSWEATDCSIAKAIDIVGTRSAMLILREAFYGATRFDQFARRVGITDAVASTRLRELTEAGIFEKVPYREPGQRARNEYLLTQMGRDLLPVVLGLLQWGNQYLQPQGAPLRLTDSESGEPVIVDVRTRSGGEVDADHIDVGLVRRRR encoded by the coding sequence ATGATGACGCTCACGGGTCCGCTCGCCGACCGCGACAGCTGGGAGGCAACCGACTGTTCCATCGCCAAGGCCATCGACATCGTCGGAACGCGGTCGGCGATGCTGATCCTGCGGGAGGCGTTCTACGGCGCCACCCGGTTCGACCAGTTCGCCCGTCGCGTCGGGATCACCGACGCGGTCGCGTCGACTCGGCTGAGGGAACTGACCGAGGCGGGCATCTTCGAGAAGGTTCCGTACCGGGAACCCGGACAGCGCGCGCGCAACGAGTACCTCCTGACCCAGATGGGTCGCGACCTGCTGCCGGTGGTGCTCGGCCTGCTGCAGTGGGGCAACCAATACCTGCAGCCGCAGGGCGCCCCGCTTCGCCTCACCGATTCCGAATCCGGCGAGCCGGTGATCGTGGACGTCCGTACGCGGTCGGGCGGCGAGGTCGATGCCGACCACATCGACGTCGGCCTCGTCCGACGTCGACGATGA
- a CDS encoding TauD/TfdA dioxygenase family protein → MTTATRPSSATAFRVEPLTCSIGAEVSDIDLGEVARDEAQFDRLRSLLIDHKVLFFRDQDITRAEHVALAERFGPLEDHPVVGSDPDHPGLVQIYKDIDSPPEHFENAFHCDATWRDNPPFGSVLRCVEGPAVGGDTIWVNMAEAYRRLPETVKVQIAGLRARHSIEATFGARMPMDQRHALHSRFPDAEHPVVRTHPETGEKILFVNSFTTHLVNYHTADNVRFGSDYAPGAGNLLQYLTSQAAIPEYQVRWRWTENSIAIWDNRCTQHYAVQDYWPAIRKMERAGIVGDRPF, encoded by the coding sequence ATGACCACCGCCACCCGACCGTCGAGCGCGACGGCATTTCGGGTCGAACCGCTCACCTGCTCCATCGGAGCCGAGGTGTCCGACATCGACCTCGGGGAGGTCGCCCGCGACGAGGCGCAATTCGACCGCCTCCGGTCGCTGCTGATCGACCACAAGGTGCTCTTCTTCCGCGATCAGGACATCACCCGCGCCGAGCACGTCGCACTCGCCGAGAGGTTCGGTCCCCTCGAGGACCATCCCGTCGTCGGCAGTGATCCCGACCATCCCGGACTGGTCCAGATCTATAAGGACATCGACAGTCCGCCAGAGCATTTCGAGAACGCCTTCCACTGTGACGCCACCTGGCGCGACAACCCGCCCTTCGGCTCGGTCCTGCGCTGTGTCGAGGGACCGGCGGTCGGCGGTGACACGATCTGGGTCAACATGGCCGAGGCATACCGCCGTCTGCCGGAGACCGTGAAGGTCCAGATCGCCGGGCTCCGTGCCCGGCACAGCATCGAGGCGACCTTCGGCGCACGGATGCCGATGGACCAGCGGCACGCGCTGCACTCCCGGTTCCCGGACGCGGAACACCCTGTCGTACGCACTCATCCGGAGACCGGCGAGAAGATCCTGTTCGTCAACTCGTTCACGACGCACCTGGTCAACTACCACACGGCCGACAACGTCCGCTTCGGCAGCGACTATGCCCCTGGCGCAGGCAATCTGCTGCAGTACCTGACGAGTCAGGCCGCGATACCGGAGTACCAGGTCCGCTGGCGCTGGACCGAGAACAGCATCGCCATCTGGGACAACCGGTGCACCCAGCACTATGCGGTCCAGGACTACTGGCCTGCCATTCGGAAGATGGAACGCGCCGGGATCGTCGGCGACCGCCCCTTCTGA
- a CDS encoding SDR family oxidoreductase, with amino-acid sequence MPTALITGASRGLGAEIARRLSPTHDLLLGGRPSPELDSLATELEGASTFPVELTDYDEVEAATEAINDLDVLVHNAGVGSSLETVADTPVEEWQHVLEVNLVAAAELTRLLLPALREAGGHVVFVNSGAGRRANPGWAPYAASKFGLRALADALRAEEPTLRVTSVFPGRIDTDMQRDLTAIEGNEYDPSKFLKTSTVANAIVHAIATPADAHPEEIVLRPTGRG; translated from the coding sequence GTGCCCACCGCTCTGATCACCGGGGCGAGCCGCGGCCTCGGCGCCGAGATCGCCCGCCGGCTCTCCCCCACCCATGACCTCCTGCTCGGAGGACGCCCCTCACCCGAACTCGACTCGCTCGCGACCGAGCTTGAGGGCGCGAGCACGTTCCCCGTGGAACTCACCGACTACGACGAGGTCGAGGCGGCCACCGAGGCGATCAATGACCTCGACGTCCTGGTCCATAATGCCGGCGTCGGCAGTTCCCTGGAAACTGTCGCCGATACGCCGGTCGAGGAATGGCAGCACGTTCTGGAGGTGAACCTGGTGGCCGCCGCCGAATTGACCCGGCTGCTGCTGCCCGCGCTGCGGGAGGCCGGCGGCCACGTGGTGTTCGTCAACTCCGGTGCCGGCCGCCGCGCCAATCCGGGCTGGGCGCCGTACGCGGCCAGCAAATTCGGATTGCGGGCGCTGGCCGACGCACTCCGCGCCGAAGAGCCCACACTGCGGGTGACCTCGGTCTTCCCCGGTCGAATCGACACCGACATGCAGCGCGACCTCACGGCCATCGAGGGCAACGAGTACGACCCGTCGAAGTTCCTCAAGACCTCGACGGTCGCGAACGCCATCGTCCATGCGATCGCCACGCCGGCCGACGCACATCCCGAGGAGATCGTGCTCCGGCCGACGGGACGGGGCTGA
- a CDS encoding thiolase family protein — protein MTNAVIVDAVRTPIGKGKPTGALRDVHAVDLLAHSLSALVERTGIDPAVVDDVVTGVVTQSGEQGFNIARRALLAAGYPESVPGVSVDRQCGSGQQAIAFAAQGVISGAYDVVVAAGVESMSRVPMGSAVAGTSDLNGVAFDERYPDGLVGQGISAELIAARWNISRTAIDEFALRSHDLAAVATKNGLFEKEIVPLAGLDVDEGIRMGSTVADLAKLRPAYYDEATATRFPEIGWKVTAASASQISDGSAALLIMSEEKARELGLRPRARVHSFSVAGDDPLMMLTAVIPATRKVLARSGLDLADIGLFEVNEAFAPVVLAWAAELGVDPERVNVHGGAIALGHPLGASGARLATTAINALEQRDERYALQTMCEAGGLANATIYERLDA, from the coding sequence ATGACAAACGCGGTCATCGTCGACGCGGTACGGACGCCCATCGGCAAGGGGAAGCCGACCGGAGCGCTGCGCGACGTGCATGCGGTGGATCTGCTGGCACACAGCCTGTCGGCCCTCGTCGAACGCACCGGTATCGATCCGGCGGTCGTCGACGACGTGGTGACCGGGGTGGTCACCCAGTCCGGCGAGCAGGGGTTCAACATCGCACGTCGCGCGTTGCTCGCCGCCGGCTATCCCGAGTCGGTACCAGGCGTATCCGTCGATCGACAGTGCGGTAGCGGTCAGCAGGCGATCGCGTTCGCGGCGCAGGGGGTCATCTCCGGCGCCTACGATGTCGTCGTCGCGGCCGGGGTGGAGTCGATGTCGCGCGTGCCGATGGGATCGGCGGTCGCGGGGACGAGTGATCTGAACGGCGTCGCGTTCGACGAGCGTTATCCCGACGGTCTTGTCGGGCAGGGAATCTCGGCCGAGCTGATCGCCGCCCGCTGGAACATCTCGCGAACCGCCATCGACGAGTTCGCGCTACGGTCCCATGACCTTGCCGCCGTGGCGACCAAGAACGGACTGTTCGAGAAGGAGATCGTGCCCCTGGCCGGACTCGACGTCGACGAGGGCATCCGCATGGGGAGTACGGTCGCCGATCTCGCCAAGCTCCGGCCTGCCTACTACGACGAGGCGACGGCGACGCGGTTCCCGGAGATCGGCTGGAAGGTCACCGCCGCGAGCGCCAGTCAGATCAGCGACGGTTCGGCCGCGCTGCTGATCATGTCCGAGGAGAAGGCCCGCGAACTCGGTCTACGGCCACGGGCTCGGGTGCATTCGTTCTCGGTCGCAGGCGACGATCCGCTGATGATGCTCACCGCGGTGATCCCCGCGACACGCAAGGTCCTCGCCCGCAGTGGCCTCGATCTCGCCGACATCGGGCTGTTCGAGGTCAACGAGGCGTTCGCCCCCGTCGTCCTGGCCTGGGCGGCCGAACTCGGCGTCGATCCCGAGCGGGTGAACGTGCACGGCGGGGCCATCGCGCTGGGCCATCCGCTGGGAGCCAGTGGCGCCCGCCTGGCGACGACGGCGATCAACGCTCTCGAGCAACGCGACGAACGATATGCACTGCAGACGATGTGCGAGGCGGGCGGTCTCGCGAACGCGACCATCTACGAGCGCCTCGATGCCTGA
- a CDS encoding quinone oxidoreductase family protein, translating into MAQAVRFDEIGGPEVLRWETVEVGAPGPGEVRINHEAVGLNFADTYFRTGLYPAPLPAGMGVEAAGIVQEVGPGVTSVSEGDRVTYTGSPLGAYSTERVMPVEHLIPLPDAVGFDTAAAMTMRGLTTAYLLRRIWPLASGDTVLLHAAAGGVGLIFSQWAKLLGLRVIGSVSTDEKAEVARNHGCDEVIVYKREDIASRVRELTDGAGVPVVFDSIGATTFESSLKSVARRGLLVCFGTASGPIPPIDAMQLAVNGSVFVTRPALADYIADPAERADLASELFSMVAAGHITIDINQRYELADAAAAHRDLESGRSVGSSVFSL; encoded by the coding sequence ATGGCGCAAGCTGTGCGATTCGACGAGATCGGCGGACCGGAGGTGCTGCGCTGGGAGACTGTCGAGGTCGGGGCGCCGGGGCCGGGTGAGGTCCGGATCAATCACGAGGCCGTGGGCCTGAACTTCGCCGACACCTACTTTCGTACCGGGCTGTACCCGGCGCCGCTCCCGGCCGGGATGGGCGTGGAGGCCGCCGGCATCGTGCAAGAGGTGGGGCCGGGCGTGACGTCGGTTTCCGAGGGCGATCGGGTGACCTACACCGGTAGCCCGCTCGGCGCCTACAGCACCGAACGCGTGATGCCCGTCGAGCATCTGATCCCGTTGCCCGACGCAGTGGGATTCGACACCGCCGCCGCCATGACCATGCGCGGCCTCACCACCGCGTACCTGCTGCGCCGGATCTGGCCGCTGGCCTCCGGCGACACCGTGTTGTTGCACGCGGCCGCCGGCGGGGTCGGTCTCATCTTCAGTCAGTGGGCAAAGCTGTTGGGCCTGAGGGTGATCGGCAGCGTATCGACCGACGAGAAGGCTGAGGTGGCGCGGAACCACGGCTGCGACGAGGTCATCGTCTACAAGCGGGAAGACATCGCATCCCGCGTCCGTGAGCTGACCGATGGCGCAGGCGTTCCCGTCGTTTTCGACAGCATCGGTGCCACCACGTTCGAGTCCTCACTCAAATCGGTCGCCCGCCGCGGACTACTCGTCTGCTTCGGCACCGCGTCGGGGCCGATCCCGCCCATCGATGCGATGCAACTGGCCGTCAACGGTTCGGTGTTCGTCACCCGGCCCGCACTCGCGGACTACATCGCCGACCCCGCAGAGCGCGCCGACCTCGCCTCCGAGCTGTTCTCGATGGTCGCTGCCGGTCACATCACGATCGACATCAATCAGCGCTACGAGCTCGCCGACGCAGCGGCTGCGCACCGGGACCTCGAGTCCGGCCGCAGTGTCGGGTCTTCGGTCTTCTCCCTCTGA
- a CDS encoding AraC family transcriptional regulator produces the protein MKPLARYAALNNFVELGHSLGLDPAQLVRDVGLDPASLSLQDRWVPAEAIADLLERSAAASGREDFGLALAHYRRLANLGPLSLVIREEPDVRSALGVLIRHQHMYNEALRTRLSEVGGIATLRITLDVGVSGEFRQSVELAVAVLHQLLQGFISPDWHPVGVTFTHPPPDDARTHNQFFGTVVRFGQDSNGISLYTKDLDTRNVMSDPELRRYTQDFLDDTGGSADPRTEYRVRELIELLLPTGRCSVDQVARSLGVDRRTVHRRLAAEGETFSSVLDSIRVELAKHMVGNRRHALIEIAELLGFSSPGNFSRWFRQRFGQTPTQWRRQYEVEPA, from the coding sequence GTGAAACCGCTCGCCCGCTACGCCGCACTCAACAACTTCGTCGAGCTCGGCCACTCGCTGGGGCTCGATCCCGCCCAGCTCGTCCGTGACGTCGGACTCGACCCTGCGAGCCTCAGCCTCCAGGACCGTTGGGTACCCGCCGAGGCGATCGCCGACCTACTCGAGCGATCCGCCGCCGCGTCGGGCCGGGAGGATTTCGGGCTCGCGCTTGCGCACTATCGCCGCCTCGCCAACCTGGGCCCGTTGAGCCTGGTCATCCGTGAGGAGCCCGACGTGCGGAGCGCTCTCGGGGTGTTGATCCGTCATCAACACATGTACAACGAAGCCCTCCGGACGCGACTGTCGGAGGTCGGCGGCATCGCGACCCTCCGTATCACCCTCGACGTCGGTGTTTCCGGGGAGTTCCGGCAATCCGTCGAGCTCGCCGTCGCCGTTCTGCACCAACTTCTCCAGGGATTCATCTCGCCGGACTGGCACCCGGTCGGGGTCACGTTCACTCATCCGCCGCCGGACGATGCCCGGACACACAACCAGTTCTTCGGAACCGTCGTCCGGTTCGGGCAGGACTCGAACGGGATCTCGCTGTACACAAAGGATCTCGACACTCGCAACGTCATGTCGGATCCAGAGCTCCGCCGCTACACCCAGGATTTTCTCGACGACACCGGTGGCTCGGCCGATCCGCGAACGGAGTACCGGGTCCGCGAGCTGATCGAGCTCCTCCTACCGACCGGTCGCTGTTCGGTCGACCAGGTCGCACGCAGTCTCGGGGTCGACCGCCGGACCGTCCACCGACGACTCGCCGCCGAAGGTGAGACCTTTTCCTCTGTCCTCGACTCAATCCGGGTCGAGCTCGCCAAGCACATGGTCGGCAATCGGCGCCACGCCCTCATCGAGATCGCCGAACTGCTCGGGTTCTCGTCCCCCGGCAACTTCTCGCGCTGGTTTCGTCAGCGGTTCGGCCAGACCCCGACCCAATGGCGGCGGCAGTACGAGGTCGAGCCGGCCTGA